Proteins from one Triticum aestivum cultivar Chinese Spring chromosome 7A, IWGSC CS RefSeq v2.1, whole genome shotgun sequence genomic window:
- the LOC123149702 gene encoding mediator of RNA polymerase II transcription subunit 15a → MDANWRPTQGSDPAAGGGGVDPNAPPPPAGGDWRAGLQPDARARIVNKITETLKKHLPASAPDGVNELQKIAVRFEEKIYTAATNQSDYLRKISLKMLSMETKTQQAAGNAQVIPNQNNSTPGLPSEGSNQAQPSAIPLMSQQQARQPNTTSVQASSLTNIGQNLPGVNQTSTMQNVSVMPQNTMNNGLAQGTSQDIYAAQRQMAGRQQQQQSQQLIYQQQQMLMKQKLQQNSLMQPHIQQQQSLLQPTQMQSTQQSMMQMSSGLHPVQSTVPQTQPMSRQSVTQSGIQQNQLNSVQQSVPSLLQQPQQSVGRQQQQAQPSMHQQPSLQRQQPNIPLQQQQQQQQQLMGQQPNLERNQLIGQQNGAVEMQQQQRLPAQSNNLLNVQQTQQQMLNQQSMPLHQPQQLGSQANMSSLQQQQQNQQQQRMHMLQMKAQQTQQQQHAQQSPMGLMQPQSQNNQLQQSQQHLMSQFQSQPNQLQQQLGMQQQSSMQQRLQTSGGMLLQQNNMDQQKQFIQAQRGLQEVSSSTSADSTTQTGLAGAGDWQEEIYQMIKSLKDQYFAELSDLSNKISMKLQHVDSIIPPQKPSEQYDRMKNFKNMLDRILQLLQISKSTIQPAMRDKVPQYEKQIISILSSQRRKPVQPQIQQQFQPPAGQAPNSSILQQQQTSQSLQQHDSHTNPQASLSSMSTGLQSSGVAGMQHVPVPPTTNFSAPTQQNGANIQHQAVSNMEAAQGGNLNSLQHGSVSGALQQGNTGLMQGTMNTQLQTSSGMLSHNSMSTMQPNGNSMQANASSLQQLKQQQQDHHMMQSQQMKRQMFQQYQQKQQMLQQQFPIQQQSQKQQQVQMQVPQLHAGNDVNESKARQGTAVKPGIYQQHLGQRSNYYHPQLKQGGAFPISSPQNLQQSSPQISHHSPQVDQHNLLPSQVKTGTPLNSANSPYVPSPSPSVAPSPIPVDSDKQHSNISSLTNTGQTGHQQTSLAPQTQSIAVNTPGISASPLLAEFTSVDGNQANMPTQVPTKSNAAERPMDRLLKALRTTQRESLNAAVSDIRSVVSMMDRIAGSAPGNGSRTAVGEDLVAMTKCRLQARNFIANDGSGASKKMKRDISAMPLNVSSAGSVDDSFKQTFSVDTPDLQSTATSRAKRRKIEVNHALLEEIEEINQGLIDTTLRVCEDDDESPAATSEGTVIKCTYTAVAVSPSLKSMLASAQTSPIMPLRLLVPAGYPKCSPVLLDKFLDEQRNSDDLSSKAKSKFGVLLRGLEEPMSLREIARTWDACARGAIAEYAQKSGGGSFSSSYGRWETCVV, encoded by the exons ATGGACGCCAACTGGCGCCCCACCCAGGGGTCGGATCCCGCCGCCGGGGGCGGGGGCGTtgacccgaacgcgccgccgccccccgccggGGGCGACTGGCGCGCCGGGCTCCAGCCCGACGCCCGCGCCAGGATCGTCAACAAGAT AAcggaaactctgaagaagcatctgCCAGCGTCTGCGCCAGACGGAGTGAATGAACTTCAAAAGATCGCCGTGCGATTCGAAGAGAAGATCTATACTGCAGCAACCAATCAG TCTGATTATTTGCGGAAGATTTCTCTGAAAATGCTCTCTATGGAGACGAAGACACAACAGGCTGCTGGAAATGCTCAAGTGATTCCAAATCAAAATAACTCCA CCCCTGGACTTCCTTCAGAAGGCAGTAATCAAGCACAGCCATCAGCAATTCCCTTGATGTCTCAGCAACAGGCCCGGCAACCAAATACTACATCTGTACAGGCTTCTTCACTCACTAATATTGGACAGAACTTGCCAGGTGTCAACCAAACATCAACGATGCAGAATGTGTCTGTCATGCCACAGAACACAATGAATAATGGCTTGGCGCAAGGTACTTCACAAGATATTTATGCTGCACAGAGGCAAATGGCAGGAAGGCAGCAACAGCAACAATCACAGCAATTAATTTATCAGCAGCAGCAAATGCTGATGAAGCAGAAATTGCAGCAGAATTCACTCATGCAACCGCATATTCAGCAGCAGCAATCTTTGTTGCAGCCAACACAGATGCAATCTACACAGCAATCCATGATGCAGATGTCATCTGGCCTTCACCCTGTGCAGTCTACCGTTCCACAGACACAGCCAATGTCCAGGCAGTCAGTTACTCAGAGTGGTATTCAACAAAATCAATTGAATTCCGTACAACAATCTGTTCCATCATTACTCCAGCAACCTCAGCAATCTGTTGGGAGGCAGCAACAACAAGCACAGCCGTCCATGCATCAACAGCCTTCTCTGCAGCGTCAGCAGCCCAATATTCCtttacagcagcagcagcagcagcagcaacagttgaTGGGACAACAACCAAATTTAGAGCGAAATCAGCTAATTGGTCAACAGAATGGTGCTGTGGAGATGCAGCAGCAACAGAGGCTACCAGCTCAGTCAAATAATCTTTTGAATGTGCAGCAAACACAGCAGCAGATGTTGAACCAGCAGTCTATGCCTTTGCATCAGCCACAACAATTGGGCTCTCAGGCAAACATGTCAAGTTTACAGCAGCAGCAACAAAATCAACAGCAGCAGCGGATGCATATGCTGCAGATGAAAGCTCAGCAAACACAGCAACAACAGCATGCTCAGCAGTCACCAATGGGTTTGATGCAACCTCAGTCCCAAAACAACCAACTTCAGCAATCGCAACAACATCTTATGTCGCAGTTCCAGTCCCAGCCTAATCAACTACAACAGCAATTAGGGATGCAGCAGCAATCCTCCATGCAGCAAAGACTTCAAACTTCAGGAGGCATGCTCTTGCAACAAAATAACATGGATCAACAAAAGCAATTTATTCAGGCACAGAGGGGCCTTCAAGAAGTTTCCTCTAGTA CATCTGCGGACTCTACCACTCAAACAGGCCTTGCAGGTGCAGGTGATTGGCAAGAGGAGATCTATCAAATG ATTAAGAGCTTGAAGGACCAATACTTTGCAGAACTCAGTGATTTGTCCAATAAGATATCTATGAAGCTACAACATGTTGACAGCATTATACCACCTCAAAAGCCATCTGAGCAGTATGATAGAATGAAGAACTTCAAAAATATGTTGGACCGCATATTACAACTGCTGCAAATTAGCAAAAGTACTATCCAACCTGCTATGAGGGACAAAGTTCCTCAATACGAGAAACAGATTATCAGTATCTTAAGTTCACAAAGAAGGAAGCCAGTGCAGCCACAAATACAGCAACAGTTCCAGCCACCTGCAGGACAAGCTCCTAATTCCAGCATTTTACAGCAGCAACAGACTTCCCAGAGTTTGCAGCAGCATGATAGTCATACTAATCCTCAAGCAAGTTTGTCAAGTATGAGCACTGGATTACAGTCCTCTGGTGTAGCTGGTATGCAGCATGTCCCTGTGCCTCCAACAACAAACTTCAGTGCCCCCACACAGCAAAATGGTGCAAACATACAGCATCAGGCTGTCTCTAATATGGAGGCTGCTCAAGGAGGCAATTTGAATTCTTTGCAGCATGGTTCGGTGAGTGGCGCATTACAACAGGGAAACACTGGGCTGATGCAGGGAACAATGAATACACAACTGCAGACAAGTAGTGGCATGCTATCTCATAACTCAATGAGCACGATGCAACCTAATGGTAACTCCATgcaagcaaatgcaagttcattaCAGCAGCTGAAGCAGCAACAGCAGGATCATCATATGATGCAGAGCCAGCAAATGAAGCGTCAGATGTTTCAGCAGTACCAGCAAAAGCAACAAATGCTTCAACAACAGTTCCCAATACAGCAACAGTCACAGAAACAGCAGCAAGTACAGATGCAGGTTCCACAGCTTCATGCTGGAAATGATGTTAATGAGTCAAAGGCTAGACAAGGAACTGCAGTGAAACCTGGAATTTATCAACAGCACTTGGGCCAACGCAGTAACTACTATCATCCGCAGTTGAAACAGGGTGGTGCTTTCCCAATTTCGTCGCCACAAAACCTCCAACAATCATCTCCACAAATTTCACACCATTCTCCTCAGGTTGATCAGCACAACCTGTTGCCATCTCAAGTCAAGACTGGGACACCATTGAATTCAGCTAACTCACCATATGTTCCATCGCCATCCCCATCTGTTGCCCCCTCTCCTATACCAGTGGATTCAGACAAACAACACTCCAATATATCATCACTTACTAATACTGGGCAGACTGGACATCAGCAAACCTCCCTAGCGCCCCAGACACAATCGATTGCTGTGAATACACCAGGAATATCAGCATCACCCTTACTAGCAGAATTTACAAGTGTGGATGGAAATCAGGCTAACATGCCAACTCAAGTTCCAACCAAATCAAATGCAGCAGAAAGGCCTATGGACCGCTTACTGAAAGCA TTGCGAACAACACAGCGCGAGTCTCTTAATGCTGCAGTTAGCGACATTCGATCTGTTGTCAGCATGATGGACAGGATTGCTGGGTCAGCACCCGGTAATGGTTCGAGAACTGCTGTTGGTGAAGATTTAGTTGCTATGACAAAGTGCCGGTTACAAGCCAGGAATTTCATAGCAAATGATGGAAGTGGTGCATCGAAGAAAATGAAGCGTGATATAAGTGCCATGCCTCTTAACGTGTCATCAGCTGGAAGTGTCGACGATAGCTTCAAGCAAACATTTAGTGTAGATACCCCTGATCTACAGTCAACCGCAACCTCGCGTGCCAAGCGGCGAAAAATTGAG GTAAATCATGCTCTCTTGGAGGAGATCGAGGAGATAAACCAAGGGCTCATAGATACGACGCTCCGTGTAtgcgaggatgatgatgagtcaCCCGCTGCCACATCTGAAGGGACAGTCATCAAATGCACATATACTGCTGTGGCTGTTAGTCCGAGCTTGAAGTCCATGTTGGCGTCTGCACAGACG AGTCCGATTATGCCGCTGAGGTTGCTTGTCCCTGCTGGCTACCCTAAATGCTCCCCGGTGCTCCTCGACAAGTTTCTGGACGAACAAAG AAACTCGGACGACCTGTCTAGCAAAGCAAAGTCAAAATTTGGCGTATTGCTGCGGGGCCTAGAGGAGCCCATGTCACTGCGAGAAATCGCAAGGACGTGGGATGCTTGCGCGCGCGGAGCCATTGCGGAGTATGCCCAGAAGAGTGGTGGAGGAAGCTTCAGTTCGAGTTATGGTCGCTGGGAGACCTGTGTAGTGTAG